TTCCGGGTGGGCTCGTAAATCGAATGTCTGTTTGAGGGCATCAAGCGGACAGCGTGTTGAATGGGAAAGCACTTTGATGTTTGTCTCGGTTCCTGACCAATTTGCAGCAACTACGGCGATCTTATAGCCATGCGCAATTCCCGGGCAGGTGTGCCCATGCGCTTTTGCTATCTTCGTAAAATCTGGAATTTCTGTCATAAGCAAAAAATGTTAGAGATATTTGTGGGCGCGAAGCCAGTCTACCTGTGGAGTCGTGTATCGATAAATGATATCGCATTTATCATCCTGGAAATCCCAGGGAACAACGATCAGGATATCACCTTCACGAATCCAAACCCGCTTCTTGATTTTACCCTTGATCCGCCCAAGGCGCGTTACGCCGTCTGAGCATCGTACTCTGATGTGGTTTGATCCAAGCATCAGTTCAGCCTGTGCAAATTGTTCTCGTATACGTTTATTCGGCAGTTTTACACGGATAATGCTACCGTCATCTGATACGTCCTGATTGTCGTTCTCTATTCTTCCCAAGTCATATTTCCCCTATAGTACCTTATTATAGGGTCTGAAACTTGATAAACACTACGGACTTGGACAGTCCTGGGATAAGAGATGAGTTTTGGTCTCTCATTATATCAAAAAATCCATTATTCAGCTGATCCTCTCGGATATCCTCGTGTATTAGTTGTTGGACGGCATATTTTTCACCTGCAGTGCTTCCAAGTCTGCAAACTCATGCAGCAGAACAAAAGTACCTCTTTCATTTTTTGGAATTCCTTTTCAAGTTCGGTGAAAAGATCGGATCACGATTTCAACTTTGGAAAGCTTAATGTGTATATATGTTATACACATTAGAACAGGTACGTAAAGGTGAAGATCCTTATCAGCAACGCGAGTGAAAAGCCGATCTATGAGCAGATAACAACGCAGATCAAAGCTATGATCATAAGCGGAGAGCTTATGCATGAGCACCCTCTGCCGAGCATGCGTCTTCTTGCAAAAGAGCTGAGGATCAGCGTGATAACCACGAAAAGGGCGTACACTGATCTGGAACGGGACGGTTTTATTGAAACCGTGCCTGGAAAAGGAAGTTTCGTCGCCAAAAAAAATACCGAGCTTATCCGGGAACAACAGCTGCGCCTTGCTGAAGAACATCTGCAGAAGGCCGTCGATGTGGCGAAAAGTTTCGGCATTGGCAAACAGGAACTTACGGAAATGCTTGAGATCATCTATGAAGGAGAATTACAATGTCCAACGCAATTTGTGTACATGAATTATGTAAAGAATATCCTGATTTCTCCCTGAAGAACGTCTCATTTTGTCTGCCGAAAGGAAGCATTATGGGCTTTATCGGGGAAAACGGTGCAGGAAAAACCACAACAATAAAAACCATTCTTGGAATCGCCCAAAAAACCAGCGGTTCCGTGAAACTGTTCGGACTGGATTTTTCGGATCACGAAAGGAAATCAAGAACCGGATCGGTGTCGTCTTCGACGAATGCAGTTTTCACGACACGCTCACTGCGCTTGACGTGGCGAAGATCCTTGGAAGAATCTATGAAGACTGGGACGATCCGCTCTATCTCAAATATCTCAAACAGTTCGATCTTCCCGAAAAGAAAAAAATCAAAGATTACTCCCGGGGAATGAAAATGAAGCTTGGAATCGCAGCGGCTCTTTCCCATCACCCGGATCTTTTGATCCTCGATGAACCGACCAGCGGACTCGACCCGGTCATCCGTGAAGAGATCCTGGATATCTTTCTTGAGTTCATACAGGACGAAAATCATTCGATCCTCCTCTCCTCGCACATAACGAGCGATCTCGATAAAATCGCCGATTACCTTACCTTTATTCATGAAGGAAAAATCGTGCTTTCCAAATCCAAAGATGAGATCTTAGAAGACCTGGGCATTCTCAAATGCAGTCTCGAGGAGTTCGATACCCTTGACAAATCCTCTTTCCTTACGTATCGGACGAATCAGTTTGGGTGCGAGGTGCTGATTAAAGACAAGATGACCTTCATCGCCCGACATCCGGACATGATCGTGGATCCTGTTTCGACCGAATCGGTTATGGTGTTTTATGCACGGGGGAAAACCGTATGAAACAATTTCTTTCCGGCCTGATGCTGAAGGATCTGCTGAACCTTCGCCCAATGACCAAGACCCTGGTCCTGATGTTTATCATCTTCGGGATCGTTTTCATTCCGATGGGAAATGCCATGACCGTTTACTTCATGCTGATAATCTTTGCCGCTCTCCTCCCCATGACCTCCCTCACGATGGATGATATGGCGAAGTGGGACAGATACGCCTTAACGCTCCCGGTTACGAGAAAGGATATCGTTACATCCAAGTATCTGATGACGATCATATTCTTCTGTGCCGCGATCGTGATTTCGGGAATCATCGCCGGTGTTTTGTATTATCTGACGCCGGAAGCCGCGACCCCGTTATGGTTCATCGTTCTCGTCGGTTCTCTCGGCTTATTCTACGGAGCACTCCTGTTTCCGCTTCTCTACAAATTCGGTTCGGAAAAAGCCAGATATATGATGTTTGTTCTGATGGCTGTCATCGGAATCCTTCTGGTAGGCTGGTTCGCGCTCTTTGGAGAATCAGTCACTGGGAATCTCCTCATCTATATTCTGATCACGGCGGCAGTCTCGGTTGCGGCATTCATCGCCTCGTACTTCGTGTCGGTCAGGCTTTATGAGCAAAAGGAGTTCTAAATGGCAGCATCACCGATGCAGAATCTGAAGGAGTTGGAGGAGGAGCTTGTCCTTCTCAAAAAATATCCGAAAGAGGACTTGGAAAGCATCATCAAGGAGATCGGGTTTTCCTGTACCTGCTGCGGGAAATGCTGCACAAAAGCGTTCAACGGTCATGTGTTTCTTCTCGCAGAAGATGCCCGCCGTCTGAAAACGTTTTCGCCGGAATCCATGATCCCGGCACCCGATTTTCCCTACTCGGATCCGTCCGGAAACTTCTATGTGTCCGGGTATGCTCTCAAAACACAGGTAAACGGAGACTGCGTGTTTCTGGATGAAAAGAGACGATGCAAAATCTATGATCAGCGGTTTACCATCTGCCGGGTGTATCCGTATATGCTTCACCGCGAACCGGATTCCAGAGGTAAAATTGACTGGCGGCAGATCTCGGGTCTCGACGAACACGGAACGTATGACTGTCCAATTTCCGATGAGGAATGTGCCGAGATCGCCGAAGAGACGATCGTCTACGAAACCGCATTTCTGGAACAGGAGATCGCTTTTCACAAAGCTGTTCTGCAGAAGTTTTCCGACGAAGGCATCCGGTTTGTGAGAAAGGATCACGATGCCCGGGTCCGGGCATTTTTGAAAACAGGGAAGGCGACGGTGTTTGTCTGGGACGGATCGTCTCTCGTAAAAGAAGAGTTGTAAAAAAATTAGTTTATTTTTGCGACGTCGTTGAGGAAATTTTCAATGACGTCACGGGTCACGTGGGGCATCACGACAAACCTGAGATGGCCTGCACGGGTATGCGAGACGATCCATCCTTTCGGGACCGGTCCTTCTTCGAACGTGGCGACATTCATCACCGGATCGACTGCCCGGGTGTAGCCGAATGCCTCCATCCCCTCAATCAGACGGCGGGTGTTTTCCATACAGCCGGCAACGACTGCACGGAATCCCTCTCTTCCAAGGAGCTTGATTACGGCATATGCGCCGGCGACATCAGCGCCCGGTCTGGTTCCGGCAAGGGTGCATTCCTTCTTTACGGTCAGATACGGAGTATCGACGTTGAGCGTTCCGAATTGTTCAGGTTCACGGAGAAGCAGGCATCCGCAGGGGATCGTTCCCAATCCCATTTTGTGCGGATCGAGCGAAATCGAGGAGACTCCCTTGACGTTGAAGTCGAACGGTACCGGCTTTGGCAGGAACGGAATAACCATTCCGCCGAATGCCGCATCAACGTGGAAGAACAGATCGTTTTCGACGGCAATCTTTCCGATCCTCTCAACATCATCGATCATACCATACTCGGTCGTGCCGGCGATTGCTGAAACCGATATCGTATTTTTATCGACCATCTCCGCCATCTTATCGCAGTCGACGGTGTAATTTTTCCCGTAAGGGGCCGTTCGCATTTCAAGTCCGAGCAGATCGCAGGTCTTGTCGAATGAAAAGTGGGCCGATGCCGGAACAACGATATTGGGGTTTTTGATTTCGGGCTTCAGTTTTTTTGCGATACGGATCGCCTGAAGGTTCGACTCGGTTCCGCCCGAGGTCGCATATCCCCCGGCTTCCGGGTGATGCATGAGTTCACCAAGTGAATGGACCAGACGGTCTTCGATCTTTGTTGTGCCCGGAAACAGCCCTGGGTCGCCAAGATTTGTTTCGCTAAACATTCCATGTACGAAAACCGCGATTTCGTGCGGAATCGTACACATCGAACTGAGGATATGGTCATGATGCAAATCCTCTGCCCGATATGCGGATAGGAGGGAGATGACCTCCTCCCTTTTGCATCCTTTCTCCTCCATGAATAATCACGCTGAAAATATGTGGGGTTAATTTTTCTTCAGAGCTGCGTTGAGCAGGATCTGTTTTTCCGTTTTTGCCACGGTTTCTCTGATCTTCTGGATGGCATCGATGTTTGCCGAAACGCTTGCAATTCCTTTGTGTACTAACTGCTTGACGAACTTCGGGTCGGATCCGGCCTGACCGCAGATCGAACACTCAACACCAGCTTCTCTGCACTGAGAGATACAGGTCTCGATGAGACGCATGACTGCCGGGTGAGCGGGTTCGTACATCTCGCCGATCAGACCATTGTTCCGGTCGACTGCAAGCGTGTACTGGACAAGGTCGTTCGTTCCAAAGGAACAGAAGTCGATGCCTGCTTTGATGAACTCGTCGATGATGATCGCCGATGCGGGGATCTCGACCATAATTCCGAGTTCCATGTTGTCGACATCAAGGCCCCATTCGCGGAATGACTCTTTTGCTGCGATAAATTCGCGCGGGTGCTGGACGAGGGGGAACATGATTCCAAGGTTGTGGTATCCTGCTTCCCACAGACGGCGGAAACACTCTGCCTGCATTCTGAACTGTTCCTTCTGGCGAAGGTCACGGCGGATGCCGCGGAATCCAAGCATCGGGTTGTGTTCGTGGGGTTCGTCTTCGCCACCTTCCATATTGAGGAACTCATCGGTTGGGGAGTCAAGCGTTCTGACCCAGACCGATTTTCCGCGGAATGCATCGAGAACGGTCCTGATGCCGTCCATAAGCTCGGTGATGAACTGTTCCTGTTTATTGTGTTTGATATACCAGGAAGGGGTTTTGTTCATGCCGATGATGAGGTGTTCGATCCTGAGGAGACCGACTCCGTCTGCTCCGGTGGCCACAGCGCGGGCTACTGCTTCCGGCATGGAAACGTTGACCTTGACGGAGGTCGCGGTGATGATTGGGGAAGCAACGATTGCCGGACCTTTTGCCGCGGTGGTTACCTCTTCGGAGACGGTAACTTTTCCATCGTAGATGATACCCTTTTCTCCGTCGATCGTGACGATCTGTCCTTCTTTCAGAAGGGAAGTTGCCTGTTTGGTTCCAACGACGGCCGGGGTCCCGAGTTCGCGGGAAACGATTGCTGCATGGCAGGTCATTCCTCCTTCATCGGTGATGATTCCCACAACTTTTTTCATTGCCGGGACCATGTCGGGGTTCGTCATGGTCGCAACCATCACATCTCCCTCCTGGACTCTGGAGGTGTCTTTCACGTCATTGACGATGATGACTTTTCCGGAAGCTACACCCGGGGATGCTCCGTATCCCTGAAGGATGATGGTTCCGGAAGCCGCTGAGGTAGGTGCCTTGGTTTTGGAATTGTTTTTCTGGATCGTCGTGATCGGGCGGGACTGGAGGATGTAGATCGTGTCGCCGACCATACCCCACTCCATATCCTGAGCACTCTTGTAGTGTTCTTCGGATTTTATTGCGAACTCTGCAAGTCTGAGGATATCCTTCTCGGAAAGGACCTGAGCATCCTGCCGGTCTTTTGGAACGTTGGAAACTTTGGTGCCTTTCTTTCCGTCGGGAATGATCTCTACGGATTTGGTAGAGATGGTTTTCTGGACGATCTTCCGGCCTTTTCTGTCATAAACATAGTTGTCGGGAGAAACGGTTCCGGAAACGATTGCTTCGCCAAGTCCCCATGATGCTTCGATCATCACGGTTTTTGCACCGGAGACCGGGTGGGATGAGAACATAACACCGGCTTTTTCGGAGAAAACGAGCTGCTGGACAACGACCGCGATATTCACGCTGCGGTCATCGAATCCGTTCTTTGAACGGTAATATATTGCACGGGCGGTGTAAAGCGATGCCCAGCAGTTCTTGACTGCTTCGAGCAGGTCTTTCTCGCCGAGAATGTTCAGATAGGTATCCTGCTGACCTGCAAAGGATGCATCCGGCAGATCTTCCGCCGTTGCGCTCGAACGAACGGCAACAACAGTTTCATTGCCCATCTTTTTGTAGGAGTCAAGAATCTCATTTTTGATCTTTGCCGGCATTTTTGCCGTGCTGACCATTGCCTTAACTTTTTCGGATGTGGCGTTGAGCGCATCATTGTCGTCAACGTCGAGTTTTTCGAGAATGGAAAAGATGGGTTCTTCCATTTTTGTCAGCTGTAAGAACCGGCGAAATGCTTGGGCTGTAACTACAAACGCCTGGGGGACAGGCAGACCGACATGGGTCATCTCCCCAAGGGAAGCGCCTTTCCCGCCAACTGAGGGGATATCAGTGTTGCGGATTTCAGTCAGCCAGAGAATATTGGGTGATTTGTCCATAGATACTCACTCTATTATTGCTCTCTTAACAATAATAGATTATTGGAGGGGCCCACTTTTGGCGTTGGAGAGGTCCACTGGGAGATATGGATTTTTGTCCGGCAGTTTTCGGCATAGAGGCGGTGTTTTTTTCGCATGCAGGAGGGGTTTTTGGTCTGCACAGAAACATACTAAATGGGTGAATACCAAATAAGTACTCGATAATCCGTGAGCTTCAAAGTACTGGTATCTGATCCTCTTGCAGCAGAGGGTATTGCTATATTAAAGGATTTTTGCGAAGTCGATGAGAAAGCTGATCTCTCTGAAGATGAACTCGTAAAAATCATCGGTGAATATGATGCGTTGATCGTTCGCTCGGGGACCCAGGTTACAGCCCGGATCATCGAAGCAGCCGATAAAATGAAGTACATCGGCCGTGCCGGTGTTGGTGTCGACAATATCGACTGTGAAGCAGCGACCAAAAAAGGCATCATTGTTTCCAATGCGCCGGAGGGAAATACTCTCGCAGCAACCGAACACACGATCGCGATGATGATGGCAGTGGCGAGAAATATCCCGCAGGCAAGCGCGTCCCTGAAAAAGGGCGAGTGGAAACGCTCCAAGTTCATGGGCAACGAAATGAACGGCAAGGTTCTCGGTGTTGTCGGATTCGGGCGTATCGGCCGTGAAGTTGCCAAGCGTGCCCAGGCCCTTCAGATGACGGTCATCGCCTACGATCCGTTTATTCCTGCAGAGGTAGGAGCAGCAATGGGTGTCGAAATGATGAGCGTTGCCGAGCTCTTCACGAAAGCGGATGTCATTACGGTCCACACCCCCCTTATTCCGTCAACGACCCATCTCGTGAACAAGGAATCCATCGCGACGATGAAGACCGGCGTTCGGATGATCAACTGTGCCCGTGGCGGAATCATCGATGAGAAAGATCTCTACGATGCGATCGTCGCCGGGAAAGTTGCCGGAGCCGCTCTTGATGTATTCGAGACCGAACCGCCGACGGAGTCCCCTCTTCTGAAGCTTGACTCGGTGATCGTTACTCCCCACCTTGGGGCAAGCACGGTCGAAGCCCAGAAAAATGTGGCGATCTCCGTTGCCCATCAGTGCATCGATGTTCTGAAAGGTGGCTCTGCGAAGAGTGCGGTGAATGCACCGTTAGTAACGCCCGAAGTCAAGTCGAAGATCGATCCGTATGCGCTTCTCGCCGAGAAGATGGGAAGCCTTGTTGCCCAGATCGCCGACGGCGCGATCACGGAAGTGGAGTTTGCCTATCTCGGCGAGATCGCCGACCTTAAGCAGAATCTGAAGTATGTGACCCGGCTTGGAATCAAAGGTATGCTTGAGCAGGTTCTTCATGAGCCGGCCAACATCGTCAATGCCGAGATCATTGCCCAGGGACGCGGTATTACAATTTTCGAGAAAACCTCGAGCGAGGCCGGCGATTACAAGTCTCTTGTGACGCTCACGTTCAAGACGGAAAAAGGCAACGAGTCGATCTCCGGTATCGTTACGCGTGCAGGCCCCCGTATCCTTTCTATCGGCAAATACGCGACCGATCTTGTCCCAAGCGGATACGTTATCCTTGCTGATCATGTAAACCGTCCGGGCGTTGTCGGTCCGGTCGGCATGATCCTCGGCAAGCAAAATGTGAATATTTCCAGCATGCAGGTCGGCGGCAGAAATGTCGGTTCCGAGTCTCTGATGATCCTCGCGGTTGACGATATCGTCTCTCCTGAAGTTATGCAGGAAGTCGCGTCCAGTGACGGGATTACTGCTGCAAAGTTCGTACGGCTGTAAATGCAGG
The sequence above is a segment of the uncultured Methanocorpusculum sp. genome. Coding sequences within it:
- the eif1A gene encoding translation initiation factor eIF-1A is translated as MGRIENDNQDVSDDGSIIRVKLPNKRIREQFAQAELMLGSNHIRVRCSDGVTRLGRIKGKIKKRVWIREGDILIVVPWDFQDDKCDIIYRYTTPQVDWLRAHKYL
- a CDS encoding GntR family transcriptional regulator; translated protein: MKILISNASEKPIYEQITTQIKAMIISGELMHEHPLPSMRLLAKELRISVITTKRAYTDLERDGFIETVPGKGSFVAKKNTELIREQQLRLAEEHLQKAVDVAKSFGIGKQELTEMLEIIYEGELQCPTQFVYMNYVKNILISP
- a CDS encoding ABC-2 transporter permease: MKQFLSGLMLKDLLNLRPMTKTLVLMFIIFGIVFIPMGNAMTVYFMLIIFAALLPMTSLTMDDMAKWDRYALTLPVTRKDIVTSKYLMTIIFFCAAIVISGIIAGVLYYLTPEAATPLWFIVLVGSLGLFYGALLFPLLYKFGSEKARYMMFVLMAVIGILLVGWFALFGESVTGNLLIYILITAAVSVAAFIASYFVSVRLYEQKEF
- a CDS encoding YkgJ family cysteine cluster protein → MAASPMQNLKELEEELVLLKKYPKEDLESIIKEIGFSCTCCGKCCTKAFNGHVFLLAEDARRLKTFSPESMIPAPDFPYSDPSGNFYVSGYALKTQVNGDCVFLDEKRRCKIYDQRFTICRVYPYMLHREPDSRGKIDWRQISGLDEHGTYDCPISDEECAEIAEETIVYETAFLEQEIAFHKAVLQKFSDEGIRFVRKDHDARVRAFLKTGKATVFVWDGSSLVKEEL
- the mfnA gene encoding tyrosine decarboxylase MfnA; amino-acid sequence: MEEKGCKREEVISLLSAYRAEDLHHDHILSSMCTIPHEIAVFVHGMFSETNLGDPGLFPGTTKIEDRLVHSLGELMHHPEAGGYATSGGTESNLQAIRIAKKLKPEIKNPNIVVPASAHFSFDKTCDLLGLEMRTAPYGKNYTVDCDKMAEMVDKNTISVSAIAGTTEYGMIDDVERIGKIAVENDLFFHVDAAFGGMVIPFLPKPVPFDFNVKGVSSISLDPHKMGLGTIPCGCLLLREPEQFGTLNVDTPYLTVKKECTLAGTRPGADVAGAYAVIKLLGREGFRAVVAGCMENTRRLIEGMEAFGYTRAVDPVMNVATFEEGPVPKGWIVSHTRAGHLRFVVMPHVTRDVIENFLNDVAKIN
- the ppsA gene encoding phosphoenolpyruvate synthase; protein product: MDKSPNILWLTEIRNTDIPSVGGKGASLGEMTHVGLPVPQAFVVTAQAFRRFLQLTKMEEPIFSILEKLDVDDNDALNATSEKVKAMVSTAKMPAKIKNEILDSYKKMGNETVVAVRSSATAEDLPDASFAGQQDTYLNILGEKDLLEAVKNCWASLYTARAIYYRSKNGFDDRSVNIAVVVQQLVFSEKAGVMFSSHPVSGAKTVMIEASWGLGEAIVSGTVSPDNYVYDRKGRKIVQKTISTKSVEIIPDGKKGTKVSNVPKDRQDAQVLSEKDILRLAEFAIKSEEHYKSAQDMEWGMVGDTIYILQSRPITTIQKNNSKTKAPTSAASGTIILQGYGASPGVASGKVIIVNDVKDTSRVQEGDVMVATMTNPDMVPAMKKVVGIITDEGGMTCHAAIVSRELGTPAVVGTKQATSLLKEGQIVTIDGEKGIIYDGKVTVSEEVTTAAKGPAIVASPIITATSVKVNVSMPEAVARAVATGADGVGLLRIEHLIIGMNKTPSWYIKHNKQEQFITELMDGIRTVLDAFRGKSVWVRTLDSPTDEFLNMEGGEDEPHEHNPMLGFRGIRRDLRQKEQFRMQAECFRRLWEAGYHNLGIMFPLVQHPREFIAAKESFREWGLDVDNMELGIMVEIPASAIIIDEFIKAGIDFCSFGTNDLVQYTLAVDRNNGLIGEMYEPAHPAVMRLIETCISQCREAGVECSICGQAGSDPKFVKQLVHKGIASVSANIDAIQKIRETVAKTEKQILLNAALKKN
- the serA gene encoding phosphoglycerate dehydrogenase; amino-acid sequence: MSFKVLVSDPLAAEGIAILKDFCEVDEKADLSEDELVKIIGEYDALIVRSGTQVTARIIEAADKMKYIGRAGVGVDNIDCEAATKKGIIVSNAPEGNTLAATEHTIAMMMAVARNIPQASASLKKGEWKRSKFMGNEMNGKVLGVVGFGRIGREVAKRAQALQMTVIAYDPFIPAEVGAAMGVEMMSVAELFTKADVITVHTPLIPSTTHLVNKESIATMKTGVRMINCARGGIIDEKDLYDAIVAGKVAGAALDVFETEPPTESPLLKLDSVIVTPHLGASTVEAQKNVAISVAHQCIDVLKGGSAKSAVNAPLVTPEVKSKIDPYALLAEKMGSLVAQIADGAITEVEFAYLGEIADLKQNLKYVTRLGIKGMLEQVLHEPANIVNAEIIAQGRGITIFEKTSSEAGDYKSLVTLTFKTEKGNESISGIVTRAGPRILSIGKYATDLVPSGYVILADHVNRPGVVGPVGMILGKQNVNISSMQVGGRNVGSESLMILAVDDIVSPEVMQEVASSDGITAAKFVRL